Within the Tursiops truncatus isolate mTurTru1 chromosome 12, mTurTru1.mat.Y, whole genome shotgun sequence genome, the region AGTCATGGGCATCAGGTACTGGGTTCCCCACTCCAATTACTGTACTCTGTAGCCCTAAATTAACGTTTAAACTGACCTTtgaggattcttttctttttactcgGAGGCTGCCAACATTAACCCTTAAATGCAGCATAGGTACTTCCTGAACATCTAAATTCATCACAGTACCACTTGTTTGAGGGATTTGActatctctgtatctgtgagctggGGCAGCTGCTTGAGCCTGTGAGCTCCTTTTGGTCATTAAAGGTTTCATTTCAGGTGGGGAGTGTATGTGCCAGTGAACCTGTAATTGGTTCATTATTATTAAATCAGtttataaagaaatattcaaaggCTTGATGCCCCCGGGATGCTCCAGGGCATGTTTACAAAttaaacagcttttaaaaaaactataaagtttaaaaatgtaccAGCAATATTTAAAACACCCATGAGGGAAATGGCAACATAAAAAGATGGTTTTTGCTTGTGTCTGAAAATCTGCCTACAATAGACTGAACCTTCCAAAATTGTAGGATTTTTCTTCCCCTAATTTCATACTCCCTGGGTATATTTTACAGGGATATGTTAAGACACTTGAGGTTAAGAGTAAGGCTTGAGATGTATGGTGTTAATAGAGCTTGAAAGTGAATGGCAAGAagactgtatatatgtgtaccaATGAGGATCTTCTTTCTCACCAAGTAAGTTCCTGGCAGATATTGGGCACTCAATAAGAAATTGAGGGGTGGATgaatgaaaaaactaaaagaaaagattCGTGATTATATCATTTACCCCAGAGcaacaaaacaggaagaaagcAATCAACTCAATCAattgttattttagttttttcaagCCAGATAGCTTagtttatacatatttttccttgCCACTAAGTTAACTGAGTTGAGATTTGAGGGAACTGATGGACATGAATTCGAATATTTTTAATGGGACACTCAAGCCAAGTAAAGAAAGTGAATGTATACTGAGTGTTATACAGAGACAAGTAGGtttatgtctgtgtctctcttttcattcattcatgtttcTCTGACTGGGGTTTAACAAGGCCACACACCTTTAATAACTGGGTTAGAATTACTGAATTCATTGGTGTGGAAATAGGCTTATCATAAGGGCTAGTTTTTAATCTGCAACAGATTATCTGCCATGCTTTTATTATCAGTTTATAGCATGTGAAGTGTTTAATACTGTGTAGCAAATTCCTTATCAACTACAGAGATCTCTCAAAATTTGTGTCAATATTGTGCAATATTGTGTTGTATAAGAATTGTCTGTGCTGGCTTTATCATGAATTCAGAAGGATAGTTGAGTTGAGGATTAGCTCCATCTCTTGGTGGTGCATTGCATCATATTAATTCTGTTTATTGTCTAAATGTCATAGTTTATTAAGCACTTTCACAtgttatctcattcaatcctatGTTGACCCTATGATGTAAACAACATCATCTTTGTTTTACAGGTGATGAAACTGAGCCTCagtatatttgtgtttttcataAATGCTCAAATGTGTTAAGTTTCAGAAACAGGTCTTTTGACATAAAGTCTTGTCTCCTTTTCATTGTGTCATATGCACATCTATGGGCATGTACCAATTAGCGGTAGAAAAAAGCATCAGGATTTCCCTGTCCTTTCAGTTGACTTCACCCTGATAATGCATCCTCAATGCATGCAGTAGCTGGAAAATAACGTGACATGGTGTGACCCAGCTAGGGTCACTTCTACTCCCTGTTGCCAATGGGATACAGCAGGGTTTTCTTCTATTGACCAAATTGGTTTTCTCTGATTTTCCAGTGTTGTTCTGACCATATAAGCTTAATATTTCACTGACCACATTACCTTTTATACCCAGAAAGTCGtcataaataaatatgcatcaCTAATATCATACTTAGAACTCTCACCCGTCAGTCTAGCCTCAAATGATACTCTGATGCTATCAATGATTAGATGAATGAGTATTATCTTTTGGTTCAGAGACCACTGAAGGCAAGTATAGGAAGCTATTTCTAATTGTTCCTGTATTTTGCTCAAGTGTGAGGAGACCAGGAATAGGTTCCATTTTCCCTGCAGCATCTTTGGCATAGGTGACGTTAATTGTTTTTCTTGTCCTGTCGGACATTCTTCCTATATAAAAAGCTTTGTATATTCCAGATATGGGGGTGGTGTATTTAAAGAGTGTCTTGAGGTAAAATTTCATGTGAAtagtttactaaatattttcatttctaaataaaacCACATTCTGGGGTTTTAAATAAATAGTACCTTGAAGCAATCACTTACAAACTTGAAATGTGTGTTCTTTGgctgagattattttatttttatgtgagcCTGTGTACACATGCACTTTCACATgccacacacgtgtgtgtgtatttctgttgAGTTCAGAATTACAGACAAAAAAACCAtcactttgtttttctgaaaagagATTTATAAAAACTATTTGTGCTATAGAAATCTGTGACTTGGATACTAGACAcagtgattaattttttttttaaatttatttatttatttttggctgtgttgggtcttcgtttctgtgcgagggctttctctagttgtggcgagcgggggccactctccatcgcggtgcgcgggcctctcactatcgtggcctctcgttgcggagcacaggctctagacgcgcaggctcagtagctgtggctcacgggcccagttgctccgcgacttgtgggatcttcccagatcagggctcgaacccgtgtcccctgcactggcagaaagattctcaaccactgcaccactagggaagccccacagtgattaatttttattgtctctCCCACATGTAGGAATGTTGGAGGATTCTacttcatggtttttttttttaagttttcaaacttttaatttaaaaattttattattattatttttaggtatagttgatttacaatgttgtgttggtttcaggcgtacagcaaagtgattcagttatacatacatacatatatatatattctttttcagattctttttccttacacgttattacaaaatattgagtatagttccctatgctatacagtaggtccttgttggttatctattttatatatagtagtgtgtatatgaggattctactttaaaatatttctttttggtgGATCTGTAAGTGACATACATACTAGAGATAAAAGAGACTCTCTCATCAACTcacttgttttacagatgagaagccaAATGACTGGTCCAGTGTCGGCTACATACTCTTGCTGTTCTTTGTATTGACTTTTCAAAGATCAGCTCAAATTGGGGGCCAATTCTCGAGGTGGAAAAGGCATCACAGTATACTAACCTCATCTCTTTTCctatctttgttttctcttcatcttGACACacaatttaccttttaaaaaatcgcCTTGTGTTATAAGACTGAACCAACTCAGGTCACTTGTATTTGTCCTCACAAATACCTGGAACTTAAATGTGGCATGCCTCAGAACAGGTTCCCTTGTGATTCCTCCATGTCTATGTGTTTATCGCTGTCTACGGGAAAGAGACATCCTTGGTTGCAAGGGCTCCTGCTTTTGATGCTTGGCAGTAtgtacttttttgaaaaaaaaaaaatgtattaaagatgGTTATCAgcacttttttgttctttcaattttctctttaaaaataatttcaaacttatagaaaagttgcaagaataagaATAGTAAAGAACACCCATATGATTTGCTCATTTCTTAAGTAAATTACTTCGTTTGCTTTATCATAcgttctgtctctgtctcactaTCTAGATATCTATCTATAAATATCTGTAGATATATGTAATAGCAGAATAGATAtctaaacagagagagagagagagagcgcacgCACacatgtgtgctttttttttcctgagccatTTGAGGGTAAGTTGTAtacatcatgttttttttttaaacccttgaAAAAACCCCTCATAACTGTTCTTTTCCACGGAAATCTTTAGTAAAAGGTAAAAGATTTATACAatctgaagagaaaccagagtatTATCAAAGCACAAATTTTTTGCTAAAGGTGAAAATAAGAGCATTTGTCAGTCTTCCagcttcataaaattttaaatgaacaatgAAAGAATATGTGTTATTATCATATCTACTAAGctgaatattctttttaaaatctgtcagtttttttttttctgacagtatATGAACCTGGGACCACATCAGATTTGATtctattgaaatatatttcttagaggaaaaaatagccTTTGTGTCTTTTATAAGTTTGTAGTCAGCTATAATGGTTAATGTACAACCTCCCTTGAAAAATCTGTTTTACAAGCAAAGTGTTGACACAGTTTTAATTACAGCACTCAAGTGAGCactgttataatttttaatattcctcCATTGTACCATTTTCACTGTTCTGGTAGAGCAACATACCCTGATCTTATGTTCCTAGTTTCTGGTGTCTTTAGATAGGAATGTTGCCCTTTTGAACAGAAATCTTTCATTTGGTCTCAAAGAAGAGAACAGGGCTATAAAACTTTGTGCACTTATTTATTAATATGAACTTTCCTCTCTATGTCAGTCATTATTCTGGTTTAATATGTCACTATTTAGAGCTTTAACATGACTCATGTTAAAGAAATGAGATTCTATGTATCAGTAGTTTAACATGGCAAGTCTCAACACCTGTTCACATACAGGAGGGAAACTTTCCACATTTATCATCTAAAGAAACTTTATAATATTAAAAGGGTATCTTGCTAAAGTTTTATGTTTACGTTTATTTGAATTTAAggcattataaaataatatacgAGATAATGTACTTGAATGCAATATATAATAGTCAGTGCAACTTCCCTTTGAGGACATGGATTAGAAGATGGTGAGCATCCTTGATCCTCtgtttggaaaggaaaaattctGTCTGTGCATTGTATTCATTCTATTAACGCTTTCGCTCATGGCTCCCCACTCTTTGTTGCTCAAGTGCTCTTTAACatcccaggctctttggtggagctTCAGGAATGCCAGGTGGTTGCATATTTGTTCCTGTgcccttcctttgttcctttctgaaTTTGCAGAACCGTGGAATTTGTGCTGCCTTTTGGGCACTGAGGGGAGACTGGTGCCCTGGCTTATCTTAGTGGGATGACAGGACTGGCAAGGATATAGACACTTGTGCCTTCACAGCATGGGCTCCTGCAAAAGGCAGGGCTCAGTTTGCCCCTTCAGCAAAGCTGTCTGCAACCAGGTTTTAAAATAGGAGAATAATTATAGCTGCCCCGGGCCAAGGGGGCAGAATCAGACTGGGGGCAAAAATACCGGTTCTTGCTCATTCAGCTCTGGCTGAGGAATTCTGTGATGAGaatatcctcttcagtgaaaaaGAATTCTTGTGaaccaagagaaagaaatagttACTGCTTTTCAACAGTGTTGTAAGAGCTTTATCTTTTGTCAGCGTTAGTTAAACACATTTGATCACTCATCTGATGAGAACTGCTTTTGTAAAGggcatttttaatatatatttgcaaGATATAAAGGCAGTTTTGTGGAAGAGTGCATTAATGTGTATTCTTGGATTTGAGATGACTTcataattcatatattttccAGGAAATATGTGAGTGTAAAATTTCTTATTGTTTTGGCATTGCTTCAGGGTCACGTTGGGTAGTACACAGACGTATGGACATACATAAGCAGAGGTAGATTTTAAAGCAGTAGCTTCTATCTGGGTGTGTTTGAGCAAGAACAGTAGAGGAATTTGGATCATAACTTGAGGGCTTATAATGTTATTAATGTAACATTCGttcatataattgacatatttcTCAAATACATATGAgcagattatatattttaattgaattagagaaaattttgcataatttaaaattatatacttttatatttagtattatatattatatattctattcACAGAATAGCAATCAGTGGGGATACACTGAGAACACTAAAAGGAAGAgattattttccatatatatatatatatttttttaatttttatttatttattatttattttatttttggctgtgttgggtcttcgtttctgtgcgagggctttctctagttgcagcgagcaggggccactcttcatcacggtccATATATTTTTGAGCCAGGTTTAGTTAACAAGGAATAACCTAGAGTTAAAATACATATTCCAATAAAAAGTGAAACAATAATTCAATACTCAAAGGAAGCCCTTTCCCCTAAAGACTTATTCTCTACTTACAAACTCTTTAATCCATACAATTAAATGCATGGTTTTTCTGCAAAAGTAATCCATAAATGAGACTCATTGAAAAATATTGTCACCTATCTAGAAGcaaagtatacatttttaaaaatcagactttAGTTTTCTAATTTAGAAAATGGACAATATGGACATTAAGTTTGGTTTTGAGTGCATTTGGTTTTGAGTGCTTGGATTCtaccttaaaataattattgatggAAAAATAATGATATGATATAATAATGATGTGATATAATAGAAGAACACATTATATAACTTAAAAACTGGATTTCTGGTTCCAGCTTTTCCATTAATCAGCTGCATGACTTGCAGTAAGTCAAATAGCTTGTCTGGATTTTATTTCTACTAGTAAAATTGGGAAGCTTGAACCAAAAGTACTCTAAAGTTTCTTCTTGCTCTAATACTTTATATTTGAGGGATTAACAGATTACTATGTTCATTGAATTGCCAAGAATGTCAAATAGAGGTGACCAGCACCAGTTATGGAGGGAGTAAAACAAGGGCCTTATATAAGTAAGTCCAGTACATTGCATGCTGCCGTGGGGAGTTTTGTGAGCTTATAAGGGCTTTATAGGAAAGCCACaaagatgaaataataaaataggaaattgaAGACtgtgatagatagataaataaatatattaaggaaCTGATGTTGTTGGTTCAAGAGAAATATGACAAATAGCCTAAGAATAGTTATAAAGGATTTTCCATTCTGCAACAATTATGTTTAGCCTACtacgtgccagacactgttcttaTCAAGAATCTGAGGATGAGATGAGTTGATGTTGGAATAAGCTGTAGCCAATGCTCCTTTTAGGAGGGCACAATTCTCCATCAGGGTAAGATGTACTAGACTGGGTTAGGTAGGGTGCTTGGGAGATCTCCTATAGTCTTTGGAGATGACAGTCCCTGTGTTTCAGATGGTTTAGGAAAcatcttgcctaattgccctgttTCCTAAGTACTCTTTGATCTGCCCTCCCAAACTGaatccttgatttcttttccaCTGTTGCTGGCTTTGTTACCTAAAGAGTCTGAGATAAAACTTtcactatagggcttccctggtggcgcagtagttgagagtccgcctgccgatgcaggggacacgggttcgtgccccggcccgggaagatcccacatgctgcggagcggctgggcccgtgagccgtggccgctgagcctgcgcgtccagagcctgtgctccgcaacgggagaggccacaacagtgagaggcccacgtaccgcaaaaaaaaaacccaaaaacattcACTATATGCTCCATTCCACCCCCACAATCAATTAAAGTATTCTAGAGTTTAGGGTGATGGGGATGTCAGTGTGCCAGAATAAGTAAGATAGAATAGGATATTAGCCTTCCCTGGGTTATGCTTTCTAAGTGTAGTATCATTAAAAGCCCAAAGTTCCcagaataaacattttcaaacattaaGCCCCCAAAAAGCTAGCTGTGGTCTTTGTGTTCCATGATGCCCTGATGATGAATCAGTCTTCTGTTTATTGTAGTTTCTAAACCTCTTAAAATGGGCTCCAGGGTTGCCTCTACCACCTTGCCCTTAATTCAGCATGGCAATGAATAGTGCTCTGGAGAGGTTCACGGTGTAGAAGTGTTTTTGAGGTAGCCcattgttttggattttctgtGACATTTCTTCCATTATTTGGATAAGTAAGAGTTATCCATGatttcagtgatttttctcttttatattttcaccaAAGTAAAAACTGAGTACAGTAAcacttttacttttgtttatgtattattgCAGAAGCAAAACTGCAGAGTTTTTATATGACTTGCTTTTATGCTATCAGAATCAGCCATGGATTTATAGAGCCAAGCTCTCAAAATATgctgtctgggcttccctggtggcacagtggttgagagtccgcctgccgatgcaggggacacgggtttgtgccccggtccgggaagatcccacatgccgcggagcggctgggcccgtgagccgtggccgctgagcctgcgcgtccggagcctgtgctccgcaacgggagaggccacaacagtgagaggcccgcgtaccgcaaaaacaaacaaaaaaaaatgctgtcttACCCATAGTAAGAGCTTACCCATATCTTACTACAAAGGAAATATGCTGTCTTACCTATGGTATTAGCTACACATGCCCTATATCTTTACTAAAGCATCCTACTTAAACTTCATTTAAtttaagccttttaaaatttgaaacagcAGACTTCGTTTACTCTTATAAAGCAGCAATTTACAGTCTCATAAGTGGGAATCTGTCTAAAACCTTCCTGCTCAAAACGTGGTCCATGGACTAGCGGCTTATGCATCACCTGGGAGACGTTAGAAATGCAGGCTTGCagtcctcctccccctccctattgaatcaaaatctgcattttgcCCAGGAAAACCAGGTAATTCATGCACATGTtaggtttgagaagcactgggtTTAAATCTGTAAATAACACCATATCCAGGTGAGATTGGTTCAAAGTTGGCAGAATTGTAAATTATATTTACCTTTGATCTGGAGAAAAGGTAAACCCAACAAGTATGAATGACTTGTGTagtctgaaaatatttataaataataaatgtgtgaaaattatatgaaaaatgtgAGAAGTTAGACATACTGGCGATAAATAAGATAAACATTATCCCAGAAAGTGCAAATTAAATGTATGTTCACAAAGTAGTTTGTAATACATAGTATTTGGGGAAATTGAACATGGAAACCATCATGATATTGTGACGTAAGGGGTGATAAGTAGACAGAAAGCCAGAAATGAATCAGAGATAGGTCACAGTGGTCACTGTTCCACTGCTAGTTTGATTCATTAGAAATTTTCTTAGAGGCAGAGTCTAGTTGTGGCTTGTATATCTTTTATACAGTAAGTGACACTGTTTGCTAGAAAGATAAAGGTAAATCAGAGAGTGTTAAGAGATGGGCTAGAAGATTGATTAGGGCATAGGAAGAACTGATttatgaggaaggagaaaagtaatTAAATGGGCAGCACTGTGCTATAAAAAGAGGCTATAGAGACATGaatgtttatttgctctttctcCAGTGTTGTTTTCCTGTAGTATCCATATGCAAGATGCAGAAACATTAGGATATCAGGATGCTAAGAAATTCGTTACAAAACAAAGCAGTACCATCTGGAATTACTCAAATTAGGAGCAATATGAAAGATTAAGTTTCAGAAAATTTTACCTTGTGCATAAGGAGTAACCTTGAGTTATCCctgaaaacttttgaaaactcTATGGGCAAAGAATGGAAAATCATTTATTAAGTTGTAGAATTCTAATTAGAACCCATCTCTTGAAACTTCTAAAATTAGGGTGGAGAAAAACCAGGATGTTGCCTGTGGGAAAACTCTCCACTTCCAGCAGAGACTTGGTGATTGATGAGTGACATTTTTCTTCTGCACTATCTTTGATTATTACTGTGTTACCATacacaggtaatttttttttcatcaggttagtatcttatttaaataaaaaatactagttTCTAGAAAAACAGCCATAGAGTGTCACTCATCTGCCCTACATTGTGTCTGCCTCCGTGGCATCCATAGGCTACCTGGTAACCAGTgacattctttttccatttctcttcactCATTATTCATTTAGAGATGCAATTCAGTATATATTGGAAGCAGATTCACTTGCTACATTCTCTTCATCTGGAAAACTAAAAAGACATGCCCAAAATATGCCTTGCCTTTTAGAGCCATTTGTCAAATGGATATAGAAACTCTGAAAGCCTGAAATCATCTAATGCTTCAGACGGTTTAGTGATCCTTTTCACAAGGATGAAAACCCAGCTCACGTTTGTCAAGGAGTAATGGTCTGAGGGCACtacatttctttctgtcttctctgtaGACATTTTTCCCAGTGCAATGAATCAGCTGAAAAAGGAAGTCCAGAACCCCAATTCCACTGGTCAGAAAGCAAGTAAAACACAGCAGAATTATTcagtattttctttactttttttatgcTAATTGCTTCAGGTCCACATTTATATTGCTTAGGAGATCTAGTTTAATATAGGTACTGCTAAGaataaattctatcaaatatgtTGACTGGAGATATTAGATATACCTCTCTATGCTGATGTGTGGAAAACTTTGCCAAACTTAAGTCAATTAATTAAATTACTTCAGGTGCTCCATAACATGAATTGTATTTTTGTTGATATTATTTTCTAAACTACTATTCAATTTTGTTATTTATGACTTAATGCACCTGCTTTAGTTTTAAGACATTCTATTTGTCTATAGCCGAAAGTTCTTACCCCTTTCCTTCTTGAAAGAGATCTAGACCTAATCAAAAAGCTTAGGATTACATTCTGCTCTTGTGTCCATAATACAAAGATAATCTCCTCTGTATCCTGTTTTTATGAAAATGGCTCTAACAAATTGCCCGTATCTTACACATACAAACAACAACTGTTTTCAAGATGAAAACTagttgagaaaaaataaaataaattgataggttgcaatctttctttttcttctcttgcttcctGATATACCTACAAAAGTTGCAGGGGGGGGGAAAAgaagtcctttttctttctaaatcttgCTACTAGCGTCGTATTGATTTTCTCTCAAGTGCATCCTGTGGTCTCAGATGAtcacatattttctcacattACTCATATTGATACAGCACCTTGACTCACAGGTTGACATATGTTGCTTGAACTGATGACATGGCTCACCGTTGACATATCCTGGTGGTGGGGCGAACCAAGCCTCTTATGCATGAAACCTAAGGGAACAGGCTGTTTCACAACCGTATTCTCATTCTTTGAAAAGTAACTGTTGTTCACCTCAAGTGATCCTTTAAGTCTTATCCGTGTTGCTTAACATTGTTCTAATCTCTCCAACAGTGTTTTGAGTTCTTTTGTGTCTCTGCTGATgcggaaaggaaaaaaaaatccctcaactGGGTATAACAATGTTTGAGTGTTCCATGGTtcgtaagaaaaaataaaagtgttaagaGTCTGAAGGGATACATGGCAGCCGGCCTCTGTGCCACGTTGCTTTGGCTTCTTCTTACCTTCGTGCTCTCTCCACCTCCCTGCCTCTGTTTCAGCTAGCTGTGAGGTGGCTGGAACACAGCTGCCATTACCAGTACATGGATGAGCTCCTGCAGTACATCCGCTTTGGCCTGATGGACGTGGACACCCTCCATACAGTTGCCCTGTCCCACCCCCTCGTCCAGGCAAGTGAAACCGCAACAGCTCTTGTCAACGAGGCCCTGGAGTACCACCAGAGCATCTACGCACAGCCCGTGTGGCAGACTCGCAGGACCAAACCACGCTTCCAGTCAGATACTCTGTACATCATCGGTGGGAAGAAGCGTGAGGTCTGTAGAGTCAAGGAACTTCGGTACTTCAATCCCGTGGATCAGGAGAATGCCCTCATAGCTGCCATTGCCAACTGGAGTGAGCTGGCTCCCATGCCCGTGGGAAGGAGCCACCATTGTGTGGCAGTCATGGGGGACTTCCTGTTTGTAGCAGGAGGGGAAGTCGAGCACGCCAGCGGCCGGACGTGTGCCGTGAGGACTGCCTGTCGCTATGACCCCCGCAGTAATTCCTGGGCAGAGATAGCACCCATGAAGAACTGCCGGGAGCATTTCGTTCTGGGAGCCATGGATGAGTACCTCTATGCAGCCGGGGGCAGAAATGAACTGCGCCAGGTTCTGCCGACCGTTGAGCGATATTGCCCCAAGAAGAACAAGTGGACTTTCGTCCAGCCCTTTGACCGGTCCCTCTCCTGTCACGCTGGCTACGTGGCTGACGGTCTTCTTTGGATATCAGGTAGAACATGCCTCATACGTTGGATTTATTACAAAACACTTTCACTGTGGCATAAATTGACAAGTCAGGCTTTGGTAGTGGTGGCCACGTGTATCTGAACGATTCGGCCAAGGGTGCCATTTAAGCTAATTAACagtcatttactgagcaccattCTGTAGAGAGCAGTGTATGGGGGAGTAATTGACCTTTCTGTGGCTTTCTGAGTGATGAGTGGAGTAAAATTTCAAGATGGAAATGAATGGCCAATCACATCTCTTTTTCTACCAAACCTTCTATTGTTTAGATTGTCAGTTTTTGATATTCATGGACTGTATTGCACACCTTGTGGTTTATCCAGGTCCTTGGCTTTTCCTTTCACCCTGGGCTGCCTGACTAGGAGCCAGTCTTTCAAAGACAGGGCAGGCGAAGTAAAAGCCCAGTTAATCCATTTGGATGAGTAAAGCAATGGGAATAGATCCAGGTAGGAGCCATGCTGTGCATTGAGGGAAGGGATTTAAGTTATTGgctaaaataatgtttttctgtTACCTGCGAATTGTAGTTACTCATGCCATCCCAATCCTTTATTCCTGTTTACTCTCCCATTCTTCCTGATTATTTGGGGGTTCTGATTATTTTCGTTtacttgtttttgtctttggttttgtttgaagCCTTTTGATtatgaaaaaaggagagagactaGTATAATGAATCCCATGTGCCCATAACCCAGCTTCAGCAGTTACCTACTCGTTGCCAATCTTGTTTCACTCACACCCACATGCTTCTTCCAACCCCTCATAGCTGACTTTTCACTGGCACAGCGGATCCTGTGAGGCATGTGTTATTGACATCACATTATCACCTTG harbors:
- the KLHL32 gene encoding kelch-like protein 32 isoform X3; this encodes MAAVRWLEHSCHYQYMDELLQYIRFGLMDVDTLHTVALSHPLVQASETATALVNEALEYHQSIYAQPVWQTRRTKPRFQSDTLYIIGGKKREVCRVKELRYFNPVDQENALIAAIANWSELAPMPVGRSHHCVAVMGDFLFVAGGEVEHASGRTCAVRTACRYDPRSNSWAEIAPMKNCREHFVLGAMDEYLYAAGGRNELRQVLPTVERYCPKKNKWTFVQPFDRSLSCHAGYVADGLLWISGGVTNTAQYQNRLMVYEPNQNKWISRSPMLQRRVYHSMAAVQRKLYVLGGNDLDYNNDRVLVRHIDAYNMDADQWTRCNFNLLTGQNESGVAVHNERIYLVGGYSIWTNEPLACIQVLDVSREGKEEVFYGPTLPFASNGIAACFLPAPYFTCPNLQTLQVPHHRIGTI